GGGAGGATGTCGCCTTGCTGTCAGCAGAGAACAAGGATGGTTAACTAGCGATATTCCCTGGAACCCTAGTATTATTCCTGTCATTGCCATTCCTAATTTTGAACTATCAACCGCAGAAGCAAGACAAGTATTGCCCCTAGATTATACGCGACACGACGCTATTTTTAATACTTCTCACATGGGGCTTTTAGTTCGCGCTCTCGAAACCGGCAATCCTGACTGGTTGCAAACCGCTTTACACGATCGCATCCATCAACCCTATCGCAAAACCTTAATTCGCGGCTACGATCGCGTAGAGCAGGCTGCAATTAATGCTGGAGCGTTTGGCATGACTATTTCCGGTGCCGGGCCGACCTTAATTGCTTTAGCTGCTGCTTCCCAAGCACCTGATGTCGCGACAGCAATGGCTCGAGCTTGGCAAACAGAAGGGGTAGAAGCCAACGTGCGATCGCTTTCCATCGACTCCCAAGGAGCAACAGTTACCTTATCCTAGACTGAGAATAACTTC
This window of the Roseofilum casamattae BLCC-M143 genome carries:
- the thrB gene encoding homoserine kinase, yielding MTKTVTVKTPATTANLGPGFDCIGAALTLYNTFSFTAGSDNSYLDIKVTGAEETQVSCNADNLVYQSFVRLYEHLGRAVPSVSISIEMAVPLARGLGSSATAIVGGLMGANGLAGNPCSEAEVMELAIAIEGHPDNVVPALLGGCRLAVSREQGWLTSDIPWNPSIIPVIAIPNFELSTAEARQVLPLDYTRHDAIFNTSHMGLLVRALETGNPDWLQTALHDRIHQPYRKTLIRGYDRVEQAAINAGAFGMTISGAGPTLIALAAASQAPDVATAMARAWQTEGVEANVRSLSIDSQGATVTLS